In one Pseudomonas purpurea genomic region, the following are encoded:
- the purU gene encoding formyltetrahydrofolate deformylase, translating into MRTFRLVIACPDRVGIVAKVSNFLASHNGWITEASHHSDNLSGWFFMRHEIRADSLPFGIEAFREAFAPIAEEFSMDWRITDTEQKKRVVLMASRESHCLADLLHRWHSDELDCEISCVISNHDDLRSMVEWHGIPYYHVPVNPQDKEPAFAEVSRLVKQHDAEVVVLARYMQILPPALCTEYAHKVINIHHSFLPSFVGAKPYHQASMRGVKLIGATCHYVTEELDAGPIIEQDVVRVSHSDSIEDMVRFGRDVEKMVLARGLRYHLEDRVLVHGNKTVVF; encoded by the coding sequence ATGCGCACTTTTCGGCTAGTGATTGCTTGCCCGGACCGCGTCGGCATCGTTGCTAAAGTCAGTAACTTTCTGGCGTCACATAACGGCTGGATCACTGAAGCGAGCCATCACTCGGACAATCTCAGTGGCTGGTTCTTCATGCGTCACGAAATTCGTGCCGATTCGCTGCCTTTCGGTATTGAGGCTTTTCGCGAGGCGTTTGCGCCCATCGCCGAGGAGTTCTCGATGGATTGGCGCATTACCGACACCGAGCAGAAGAAGCGCGTGGTGTTGATGGCCAGCCGTGAATCCCACTGCCTGGCTGACCTGCTGCACCGCTGGCACAGCGATGAGCTGGACTGCGAGATTTCCTGCGTGATTTCCAACCACGACGACCTGCGCAGCATGGTCGAGTGGCATGGCATTCCTTACTACCACGTGCCGGTCAATCCTCAGGATAAAGAACCGGCGTTCGCCGAAGTGTCGCGCCTGGTCAAGCAGCACGATGCCGAAGTGGTCGTGCTTGCCCGTTACATGCAGATTCTGCCGCCGGCGTTGTGCACCGAGTACGCGCACAAGGTCATCAACATTCACCACAGCTTCCTGCCGTCGTTCGTTGGCGCCAAGCCGTATCACCAGGCGTCGATGCGCGGCGTGAAGCTGATCGGCGCTACATGCCACTACGTGACCGAAGAGCTGGATGCCGGCCCGATCATCGAGCAGGACGTGGTGCGCGTCAGCCACAGCGACAGCATTGAAGACATGGTGCGTTTCGGCCGTGACGTCGAGAAGATGGTGCTGGCCCGTGGCCTGCGTTATCACCTTGAGGACCGAGTGCTGGTCCACGGCAACAAAACCGTAGTGTTCTGA